Proteins co-encoded in one Nicotiana sylvestris chromosome 7, ASM39365v2, whole genome shotgun sequence genomic window:
- the LOC104248599 gene encoding uncharacterized protein, which translates to MPKQNRVKNSFKSIKGSSSLAPEQSSHAQSQAQASYSSSDRDSLRHTQPIIPSSSTNRVSSQNGILASSINRVSSQNRIPTSSTNRVSSQNGIPASSTNRVSSQNGIPSSSSDGVSSQPTTRRRVTDDSEPRDWVVDVIDERQVIKSIRLKVQDVHNLENGSRIIVECDEFAQPIGKSAGLLAGFLGQLATNPRYFPIGFESWASMPKPFVNRAFNDFVMSRFSFTSDPQKVKGWINNSLNKKWKEFRLKLYHEAEDPLLSKEDTIKNVPEGIPMDQWALFVNYRFKEETKALCLRNQRIRGQQTLPHTSGAMSLARRRALMKKQGKEVDRGKVWTETHKRKDGSYVNDQAREIGERIEEIRRQKPETLAEISPNDALGVVFGPEHPGRVRGLGMGAVPTVVFKQTSRQDGCSYMGAASTSAPPPQWVQEMANMRSQLNALTSLFQMKIGNIPEEFAHLFPTPSQAPNLGDGVPSPTGPRRSFDGSNYENGASNN; encoded by the exons ATGCCGAAGCAAAATCGGGTGAAAAATTCCTTCAAATCAATCAAAGGGAGCTCTTCACTTGCTCCAGAGCAGTCATCACATGCTCAGTCTCAGGCTCAAGCTTCATATTCATCTTCTGATCGAGACTCTTTACGTCATACACAACCCATCATTCCATCTTCATCAACTAATAGAGTCTCGTCACAAAATGGCATTCTAGCTTCATCAATTAATAGAGTCTCCTCACAGAATCGCATTCCAACTTCATCAACTAACAGAGTCTCGTCACAGAATGGCATTCCAGCTTCATCAACTAATAGAGTCTCGTCACAGAATGGCATTCCATCTTCATCATctgatggagtctcttcacaaccAACTACACGTAGACGAGTTACAGATGACTCGGAGCCTCGTGATTGGGTTGTCGATGTTATAG ATGAACGTCAAGTGATAAAATCTATTAGGTTGAAGGTTCAGGATGTCCATAACTTGGAGAATGGATCGCGTATAATTGTAGAATGTGATGAGTTTGCTCAACCTATTGGAAAATCAGCCGGCCTTCTTGCAGGATTTTTGGGGCAGCTTGCTACAAATCCTCGATACTTTCCTATTGGCTTCGAGAGTTGGGCATCCATGCCTAAACCTTTTGTGAACCGTGCTTTTAATGATTTCGTAATG TCTCGGTTTTCCTTTACGAGTGATCCGCAAAAGGTAAAAGGTTGGATTAACAATTCACTTAACAAAAAGTGGAAGGAATTCAGGCTTAAACTATATCATGAGGCTGAGGATCCATTGTTGAGTAAAGAGGATACCATCAAGAATGTTCCAGAAGGCATTCCCATGGACCAATGGGCATTGTTTGTTAACTATCGTTTTAAAGAGGAAACAAAg GCGCTTTGCTTGAGAAATCAACGGATTCGAGGACAACAAACACTTCCCCATACTAGTGGTGCTATGAGTTTGGCTAGAAGAAGGGCTTTGATG AAGAAACAGGGAAAAGAAGTTGATCGCGGCAAAGTGTGGACTGAGACTCATAAGAGGAAAGATGGGAGTTATGTGAATGATCAAGCTAGGGAGATTGGG gaaagaattgaagaaattcgAAGACAAAAACCAGAAACTCTGGCAGAAATTTCACCGAATGACGCGCTTGGTGTAGTCTTCGGTCCCGAGCACCCTGGCCGTGTTCGAGGCTTAGGCATGGGTGCAGTTCCAACTGTAGTATTCAAGCAAACATCAAGACAAGATGGTTGTTCTTATATGGGCGCAGCTAGCACTAGTGCTCCACCTCCACAATGGGTGCAAGAGATGGCAAATATGCGATCACAATTAAATGCGCTAACCAGCTTATTTCAAATGAAAATAGGAAATATCCCCGAGGAGTTTGCTCACTTATTTCCGACTCCTTCACAG GCACCCAATCTAGGAGATGGCGTTCCGTCACCAACTGGGCCTAGAAGATCCTTTGACGGAAGTAACTATGAAAATGGAGCAAGCAACAATTAG